A section of the Virgibacillus sp. NKC19-3 genome encodes:
- a CDS encoding c-type cytochrome gives MLKNKTLWVCMLSLIIIFAACSESTVQEVDENETDDDSTPPSVDDLDPDDSMTPYIEDGEALLKGTDTVSLNDDTGNELSCMSCHTDGGLSNNLSFVGVTGQYPKYDSRKGAVITLEERINESITRTLNGEKLEYDGEEMRSIIAYLTYISNDIEVGADIQKDNVEEMSIEEIPEPDITNGEKLYEEKMADSNLTLWGDQSFTDGSMMSRMSVMTNYIKNNFPEDDQGSLSDQEAADVAAFILSKERPEWKDHELDWPDEDRPGDIITKEEREEIQEGTFDWSQIND, from the coding sequence ATGCTGAAAAATAAAACCTTATGGGTATGTATGCTTTCCTTAATAATAATTTTTGCAGCATGTTCCGAAAGTACAGTACAAGAAGTTGATGAAAACGAAACAGATGACGATTCCACTCCTCCTTCCGTCGATGATTTAGATCCGGATGATTCGATGACTCCATATATTGAAGACGGAGAAGCATTACTTAAAGGTACCGATACCGTATCATTAAATGATGATACTGGGAATGAATTATCTTGTATGAGTTGTCATACAGATGGAGGGCTATCAAACAATCTTTCATTTGTGGGCGTAACCGGACAATACCCAAAATATGATTCACGCAAGGGGGCCGTAATTACTCTTGAAGAGCGCATCAATGAGAGTATAACTCGTACATTGAATGGAGAAAAGTTGGAGTATGATGGAGAAGAAATGCGTTCCATCATTGCTTATTTGACTTACATTTCGAATGACATTGAAGTTGGAGCAGATATTCAAAAGGATAATGTGGAAGAAATGTCGATAGAAGAAATTCCAGAACCCGATATAACCAACGGTGAGAAACTTTATGAGGAAAAAATGGCTGATTCAAATCTGACCTTATGGGGAGATCAATCGTTCACTGATGGTTCAATGATGAGCCGGATGTCCGTGATGACAAATTATATTAAAAATAACTTTCCCGAGGATGATCAAGGATCATTATCAGATCAGGAGGCAGCTGATGTAGCAGCTTTTATCCTGTCAAAGGAACGACCTGAATGGAAAGATCATGAGTTGGATTGGCCTGATGAAGACCGACCAGGAGATATTATCACTAAAGAAGAACGTGAAGAAATTCAGGAAGGAACGTTTGATTGGAGTCAGATCAATGATTGA
- a CDS encoding c-type cytochrome gives MREGKFLFFILLILVVSACSQDATVQEKPGIPENIPSVEDLDPDDPMTPYIKYGEDIFNETATVLPERTGNKMSCASCHADGGVSNTISMVGVTTNYPAYRPRENTIFTIEDRINGCMKRSMDGEALEFESEEMRAITAYLTHISEDIKKDDTEWLGLDSMEEIPEPDVDRGEDLYVEKNCMSCHATDGSGKGMTSGPPLWGDDSFNDGAGMNRLSNAAGFIQEYMPRYDPGSLTDQEAADIAAFLLSQERPVWEGHDEDWEEGGRPPDIITQERREQIRNGTFDWTELDNVVPEKKYDYEK, from the coding sequence ATGAGGGAAGGTAAATTCCTATTCTTTATATTACTGATATTAGTGGTCTCGGCTTGTTCTCAAGATGCAACTGTACAAGAAAAACCCGGAATACCCGAGAATATTCCATCTGTTGAAGATTTGGATCCCGATGATCCAATGACCCCTTATATAAAATATGGGGAGGACATTTTTAATGAGACGGCTACAGTATTACCTGAAAGAACGGGAAATAAAATGTCTTGTGCCAGTTGTCATGCTGATGGGGGTGTATCAAATACAATCTCCATGGTCGGGGTAACAACAAATTATCCTGCTTATCGTCCTCGTGAAAACACTATTTTTACAATTGAAGATCGTATAAATGGATGTATGAAACGTAGTATGGATGGCGAAGCGTTAGAATTTGAAAGTGAAGAAATGCGCGCAATTACGGCGTATTTAACACATATTTCAGAGGATATCAAAAAAGATGATACGGAATGGTTAGGATTAGATTCGATGGAAGAGATTCCTGAACCTGATGTTGATAGAGGGGAAGATCTGTATGTGGAAAAAAACTGTATGTCTTGCCACGCGACAGATGGATCAGGTAAAGGAATGACTTCAGGTCCTCCATTGTGGGGTGACGATTCATTTAATGATGGTGCTGGTATGAATCGATTATCTAATGCAGCTGGTTTTATTCAAGAATATATGCCTAGATATGATCCTGGTTCTTTAACCGATCAAGAAGCGGCCGATATTGCTGCATTTCTTCTATCACAAGAGCGGCCGGTGTGGGAAGGTCATGATGAAGACTGGGAAGAAGGTGGACGTCCTCCCGATATTATTACCCAAGAACGCCGCGAGCAAATCCGTAATGGTACCTTTGACTGGACGGAGCTGGATAATGTCGTACCAGAGAAAAAATATGATTATGAAAAATAG
- a CDS encoding ArsR/SmtB family transcription factor — protein sequence MKDFEYEDDFTQDLDSETLFIVSQTFKALGDPTRIRILHLLSKKECSVNEIVETLDMRQSTVSHQLRFLKNLRLVKYRREGTTLYYSHDDEHVMLILKQMINHACHS from the coding sequence ATGAAGGATTTTGAATATGAAGATGACTTTACTCAAGATCTAGATAGCGAAACACTATTTATCGTTTCACAAACGTTTAAAGCATTAGGGGATCCAACGAGAATTCGAATTCTTCATCTGCTTTCTAAAAAAGAATGTTCTGTAAATGAAATTGTAGAGACATTAGATATGCGTCAATCGACTGTATCTCATCAATTGCGTTTCCTGAAGAACTTACGGCTTGTCAAATATCGACGCGAGGGAACAACTCTTTACTATTCTCACGATGATGAGCATGTTATGCTTATTTTGAAACAAATGATAAACCACGCTTGTCATAGTTAG
- a CDS encoding FAD-dependent oxidoreductase: MFDVVIVGAGPAGASAALFTAKSGKKTMVIDNDKGVTKRALMKNYYGVKEISGPDLIEIGKDQARHFGAEFVEAKVTTITKIEDGFKVETDQQEYEAKHVILATGMVADLAEKVGLTTKPGTEPRVKTILDVTPEGKTSMEGIWAAGIISGVSVHAIITAGDGAKVAINLLSELNGERYVDHDRL, encoded by the coding sequence ATGTTTGATGTTGTTATCGTTGGTGCTGGTCCTGCTGGTGCAAGTGCAGCGTTATTCACGGCGAAAAGTGGGAAGAAAACAATGGTTATTGATAATGACAAAGGTGTAACTAAACGAGCTTTGATGAAAAATTATTATGGAGTGAAAGAAATTAGTGGACCTGATTTAATCGAAATTGGTAAAGATCAGGCTCGGCATTTTGGCGCTGAATTTGTTGAAGCCAAAGTAACAACTATTACGAAAATAGAGGACGGTTTTAAAGTTGAAACCGATCAACAGGAATATGAGGCCAAACATGTTATCCTGGCAACGGGGATGGTAGCCGATCTTGCTGAGAAAGTAGGTTTAACCACTAAACCGGGTACGGAACCAAGAGTGAAAACGATCCTTGATGTAACTCCGGAAGGGAAAACAAGTATGGAAGGTATTTGGGCAGCAGGAATAATCTCAGGTGTGAGTGTGCACGCAATTATTACAGCGGGTGACGGTGCAAAGGTTGCTATTAATCTACTCAGTGAATTAAACGGTGAGCGTTATGTTGACCACGATAGACTTTAA
- a CDS encoding cation diffusion facilitator family transporter, whose translation MGHDHHGHDHTHGANKKALMISFCLITVFMILEVVGGLITKSLALLADAGHMLSDSISLFAALLAFLLGERAANYAKTYGYKRFEILAAIFNGVTLIAISIFIFYEAFQRFFNPSEVASTGMLIIATIGLVVNILVAWILMRSGDTSENLNIRAAFLHVLGDLLGSVGAIVAALFIMSFGWGWADPLASIIVATLVLISGWRVSKDAIHVLMEGTPANVNINDVIKTIKHVKGVKGIHDLHVWSITSGQHALSCHIIVDGNLTVEKSQTLLRRIEHDLEDKGINHVTIQVETEKHPHKNALMCQTGYAMEGHHHAHSH comes from the coding sequence ATGGGACATGATCACCATGGCCATGACCATACACATGGTGCAAACAAAAAAGCTTTAATGATTAGTTTTTGCCTAATTACTGTGTTTATGATTTTAGAAGTGGTTGGAGGATTAATTACTAAAAGTTTGGCTCTCTTAGCTGATGCGGGGCATATGTTAAGTGATTCTATATCACTATTTGCAGCTTTGCTGGCATTTCTATTGGGCGAAAGGGCTGCAAATTACGCAAAAACATATGGATACAAACGATTTGAAATTTTAGCTGCTATTTTTAATGGCGTTACGCTCATAGCAATTTCGATTTTTATTTTCTACGAAGCTTTTCAACGATTCTTCAATCCATCTGAAGTAGCCTCAACCGGGATGTTAATCATTGCTACTATTGGTTTGGTGGTAAATATTCTAGTAGCATGGATATTGATGCGAAGCGGAGATACAAGCGAGAACTTAAATATACGTGCCGCCTTTCTTCATGTATTAGGTGATTTGCTTGGTTCTGTCGGTGCCATTGTTGCTGCCTTGTTCATCATGTCATTCGGCTGGGGATGGGCCGATCCGTTAGCAAGTATCATTGTAGCTACACTTGTATTAATAAGTGGGTGGAGAGTATCTAAAGATGCGATTCATGTCTTGATGGAAGGAACACCTGCTAATGTGAATATCAATGATGTCATTAAAACGATAAAGCATGTAAAAGGGGTCAAAGGTATCCATGATCTGCATGTGTGGAGTATTACGAGCGGACAACATGCCCTTTCATGTCATATTATTGTTGACGGCAATTTGACGGTGGAAAAGAGTCAAACATTGCTTCGTCGCATAGAACATGACTTGGAGGATAAAGGCATTAATCACGTTACTATACAGGTAGAAACGGAAAAGCACCCACATAAAAATGCACTGATGTGTCAAACAGGTTATGCAATGGAAGGACATCATCACGCGCATAGTCATTAA
- a CDS encoding ArsR/SmtB family transcription factor has protein sequence MEDSVLTVTEYKDQLYKQLSRIGKSLSSDKRLELLNLLTHGPKTVEKLAELTGMTVANVSRHLQVLHDSKLVKFSKKGTYAYYSLVDESVADFLSALWKLSENHLSDINQIKKDFKGNMNETHTITLDELYEKLDRDTITLLDLRSEDEFNFRHIKGAISVPMDQLDIHLQKLPKDKEIAVYCRGKFCAVSTIAANKLNENGFTAYSMEDSVYEWEKYLQVSH, from the coding sequence ATGGAGGATTCTGTATTAACTGTAACAGAATATAAAGATCAGTTATATAAACAGTTATCAAGGATTGGTAAAAGTCTTTCCAGTGATAAACGCCTTGAATTATTAAATTTATTAACGCATGGACCAAAAACAGTTGAAAAGCTAGCAGAATTAACGGGGATGACGGTGGCAAACGTGTCTCGACACCTTCAGGTTCTTCATGACTCCAAATTGGTTAAGTTCTCCAAAAAGGGAACTTATGCATATTACTCCCTTGTTGATGAATCAGTCGCTGATTTTTTATCCGCTTTATGGAAATTAAGCGAGAACCATCTCTCCGACATTAATCAAATAAAAAAGGATTTTAAGGGAAATATGAACGAGACACACACCATCACATTAGATGAGTTATACGAGAAATTAGACAGAGATACTATTACGCTTTTAGACTTAAGGTCTGAAGATGAATTTAATTTTAGGCATATAAAAGGTGCGATTTCTGTACCGATGGATCAGTTGGATATCCATCTTCAAAAGTTACCGAAAGATAAGGAGATTGCTGTCTATTGTCGAGGTAAATTTTGTGCAGTATCAACTATAGCTGCAAATAAATTAAACGAAAATGGCTTTACAGCTTATAGCATGGAAGATAGTGTTTATGAATGGGAAAAATATTTGCAGGTAAGTCATTAG
- the trxA gene encoding thioredoxin, giving the protein MSTISLTKETFDKQIKSGVTLVDFWAAWCGPCKVQSPIVDELSDEVEGHATIAKVNVDEEPELASTFGVMSIPTLMLFKNGQAVDTMIGINQKEILKEKIDNIL; this is encoded by the coding sequence ATGAGTACAATTTCATTAACAAAAGAAACATTTGATAAACAAATAAAATCTGGTGTAACACTTGTGGACTTTTGGGCAGCTTGGTGTGGACCATGCAAAGTTCAGTCACCAATTGTCGATGAGTTAAGTGATGAGGTTGAAGGTCATGCAACGATAGCTAAAGTAAATGTCGATGAAGAGCCTGAATTAGCTAGCACATTTGGTGTTATGAGTATTCCAACATTGATGCTGTTCAAGAATGGTCAAGCAGTGGATACCATGATTGGAATAAACCAGAAAGAGATCCTAAAAGAAAAGATCGATAATATCTTATAA
- a CDS encoding dihydrolipoyl dehydrogenase family protein yields MKKYDYIVIGSGPVANSFSSELKDSNKKVLIVEGDAFGGICPNYGCEPKIFLEGAVKTVLMSRQLSGKGISQPATINWEDLMKRKKQTFEAHPENAIKGMQSNHADTLIGTASFIDSHTLKVNGEEIYGEKIVIATGQKPNKLPIEGSELTFSSNDVLSLDYLPKNVVLIGGGYIGMELAVILNAAGAHVEIVEFADRALTAFYWEHVKDVVQEMEDQGIIFHFNHAVSNVEKNGEKYVVASKQGLTIETDYVVDASGRVPNIDNLNLDEVGIEHDRGGVLVNDYLETNVKGVYAAGDVVSKDPLVAPKLTPTSAYEGEYLSDYFEGKTDTPIKYPVIGSAAFTFPQIAQAGVSVSEALENEDYEVVHHDLTSDYFYTGTNDYNAKLTLVFDHNNRLVGASEVSQTAADDINNFIDIIGMDVDKREWKETFLPIFPAISYKTRIFI; encoded by the coding sequence ATGAAAAAATACGATTATATTGTAATTGGCAGCGGTCCTGTTGCAAACAGTTTTTCATCTGAATTGAAGGACTCTAATAAAAAGGTATTAATTGTAGAAGGAGATGCGTTTGGTGGAATTTGTCCGAATTATGGATGTGAACCAAAAATCTTCCTGGAAGGTGCTGTAAAAACAGTTCTAATGTCGCGTCAACTATCAGGGAAAGGAATTTCTCAACCGGCGACAATTAATTGGGAAGATTTGATGAAAAGAAAAAAACAAACTTTTGAAGCACATCCTGAAAATGCGATCAAAGGAATGCAATCAAACCATGCGGATACATTAATTGGGACAGCAAGCTTTATAGACAGTCATACGCTTAAAGTAAATGGTGAGGAAATATATGGTGAAAAAATTGTTATTGCGACAGGCCAAAAACCAAACAAACTTCCAATCGAAGGAAGTGAATTAACATTTAGTAGTAACGATGTCCTATCTTTAGACTATCTTCCGAAAAATGTAGTATTAATCGGAGGAGGATATATTGGTATGGAGTTGGCAGTTATTCTTAACGCTGCAGGAGCACATGTAGAAATTGTAGAATTTGCTGACAGAGCGCTAACAGCCTTTTACTGGGAACATGTTAAAGATGTTGTTCAAGAAATGGAAGATCAGGGAATTATTTTTCACTTTAATCACGCAGTTAGCAATGTGGAAAAAAACGGCGAGAAATACGTTGTTGCATCTAAACAAGGGTTAACAATAGAAACAGACTACGTTGTAGATGCAAGTGGTCGTGTTCCTAATATTGATAATTTAAACCTTGATGAAGTCGGGATAGAACATGATCGTGGTGGAGTATTGGTAAACGACTATTTAGAAACGAATGTAAAAGGGGTTTATGCCGCTGGAGATGTTGTGAGCAAAGATCCGCTTGTTGCTCCAAAATTAACTCCCACCTCTGCTTATGAAGGAGAATATTTGAGTGATTACTTCGAAGGGAAAACGGATACTCCTATTAAATATCCGGTAATTGGCAGTGCCGCTTTTACGTTCCCGCAAATTGCTCAAGCAGGAGTTAGCGTTTCAGAAGCTCTCGAGAATGAAGATTATGAAGTCGTACATCATGATCTCACATCCGACTATTTCTATACTGGAACGAACGATTATAATGCTAAACTAACCTTGGTGTTTGACCATAATAACAGACTTGTTGGAGCATCTGAAGTTAGTCAAACGGCTGCAGACGATATCAATAATTTTATTGATATTATTGGCATGGACGTAGATAAAAGGGAATGGAAAGAAACGTTTTTACCTATTTTCCCTGCCATTTCGTATAAAACCAGGATTTTTATATAA
- a CDS encoding YncE family protein — METNQNQKEANNLGQPGHEEQAADSTFYFTANEGGISKIDTLTNKVIESIEVEGTVHNVQISPENKMIGITIVPSGGHGGHEGHEGHGGHGTKNEKAALYDAKTNELIKEIYSGAHPAHIVFTENNQFVLVTNTGDNNVSVIDMKTYEVVRTIPTGNGPHGLRISADSKFAYIANMNENTVSVIDLGKMEETKKIVVGNVPITTGITKDGKTLVATLNSENSLAIVDVASEKVEKVKVGKGPAQVYIQSDDKYAWVANQGTFGNPSNSVTKVDLETKEAIATIEVGNGAHGIVTSKDNKFVYVTNMYDNTVSVIDIEKNEVITTVNVGENPNGITIQ, encoded by the coding sequence ATGGAAACTAATCAAAATCAGAAAGAAGCAAATAACCTTGGACAACCTGGACATGAAGAACAAGCGGCAGATTCCACTTTTTACTTTACGGCAAATGAGGGTGGAATTTCAAAGATTGATACGTTAACAAATAAAGTTATCGAATCAATTGAAGTTGAGGGTACAGTGCATAATGTACAAATTTCACCTGAAAATAAAATGATAGGTATTACGATTGTTCCTTCAGGGGGTCATGGTGGACATGAAGGACACGAAGGACATGGCGGACACGGTACAAAAAATGAGAAGGCAGCTCTTTACGATGCCAAAACAAACGAACTAATCAAAGAAATATATAGTGGAGCGCATCCTGCTCACATTGTATTTACAGAAAACAATCAATTTGTTCTTGTGACAAATACCGGGGATAATAATGTGTCTGTTATTGATATGAAAACCTACGAAGTGGTTCGTACAATTCCAACAGGTAATGGTCCGCACGGTTTAAGAATTTCAGCAGACAGTAAATTCGCGTATATTGCAAATATGAATGAAAATACAGTTAGCGTCATTGATTTAGGGAAAATGGAAGAAACGAAGAAAATAGTAGTCGGAAATGTACCGATTACAACCGGAATTACAAAGGATGGAAAAACACTTGTCGCGACATTAAATAGTGAAAATTCACTAGCTATTGTGGACGTTGCTTCTGAAAAAGTAGAGAAGGTTAAAGTTGGTAAAGGCCCTGCCCAAGTTTATATTCAATCTGACGATAAATATGCTTGGGTTGCAAATCAAGGAACCTTTGGGAATCCGTCAAATAGTGTTACGAAAGTCGATTTAGAAACAAAAGAGGCTATTGCAACCATCGAAGTGGGTAATGGCGCTCATGGTATTGTTACGAGCAAAGATAATAAATTCGTATATGTAACAAATATGTATGATAATACCGTTAGTGTTATTGATATAGAGAAAAATGAAGTGATTACAACTGTAAATGTTGGTGAAAATCCAAACGGAATTACAATACAATAA
- a CDS encoding PAS domain-containing protein, producing MSRFPKQLNKRIEPNVKFSLKVKMIALISLLIAAICILFAGFLHTFISNSMEDQVGKRALSVAESVAHIPEVQAAFELEDPASVIQETVAPIREDTGAEFIVVGNREGIRYSHPNPERIGEEMIGGDNARALEDGESYVSRSTGSLGLSIRGKVPIMNETGDIIGLVSVGFLNDDIQGIIANQSKSLWLTLAGVFLLGIAGAILIAYYIKKLLFNMEPEEISHVLSQKEAILQSTHEGMIAVDHKGVITMINTAAKEILFAEAKQSDQFSGKLVHELLPHSPLCVPGMCTFSRVKVPNHEGSSSG from the coding sequence ATGAGTCGTTTTCCTAAGCAGTTGAACAAGCGAATAGAGCCTAATGTAAAATTTAGTTTAAAAGTTAAGATGATCGCACTAATTAGTTTACTCATTGCTGCTATTTGTATCCTTTTTGCCGGATTTTTACATACATTTATTTCCAATTCCATGGAAGACCAGGTCGGAAAACGCGCTTTAAGCGTGGCTGAGAGTGTTGCTCATATACCAGAAGTACAAGCGGCCTTTGAGCTGGAGGATCCTGCTTCTGTGATTCAGGAAACGGTAGCGCCAATTCGGGAGGACACAGGTGCGGAATTTATTGTTGTAGGTAATAGAGAGGGGATCCGCTATTCCCATCCAAACCCGGAGCGAATCGGCGAAGAAATGATAGGTGGGGACAATGCTCGTGCCTTGGAGGATGGCGAATCTTATGTATCTCGCAGTACAGGGTCGCTTGGACTTTCGATTCGCGGAAAAGTACCTATTATGAATGAAACAGGAGATATTATCGGCCTAGTGTCTGTTGGTTTTCTTAATGATGATATCCAGGGAATTATTGCCAATCAGAGCAAGTCTTTATGGCTTACCCTGGCAGGCGTTTTCCTGTTAGGGATTGCAGGTGCCATTTTGATTGCTTATTATATAAAGAAGTTGTTGTTCAATATGGAGCCGGAGGAAATTTCACATGTACTCTCGCAAAAGGAAGCGATATTGCAGTCAACCCATGAAGGAATGATAGCGGTCGACCATAAAGGTGTGATAACCATGATAAATACAGCAGCAAAAGAGATCCTGTTTGCTGAGGCGAAGCAGTCGGATCAATTTTCTGGGAAACTTGTCCATGAACTGTTGCCTCATAGTCCTTTATGTGTGCCAGGCATGTGCACATTCTCTAGGGTTAAAGTCCCGAATCACGAAGGCAGTAGTAGTGGTTAG
- the ltrA gene encoding group II intron reverse transcriptase/maturase, protein MLEQILSRENLMTALHRVERNKGSHGVDGMPVQNLRAHIVEHWASIREQLETGTYYPQPVRHYKIRKEGGGMRKLGIPTVLDRFIQQAIAQVLTTIYDPTFSENSYGFRPKRRGHDAVRKARAYMKDGYRWVIDMDLEKFFDKVNHDRLMRTLSRRVKDPKVLQLIRRFLQAGIMEDGVVHPNTEGASQGGPLSPLLSNIVLDELDKELEKRGLHFVRYADDFHIYVRSKRAGHRIMESITNFIEKKMKLEVNKEKSAVDRPWKRKFLGFSFTFHKENPKIRIAKESIKRFKRRIRELTSRKKSMNMGDRIEKLNQYLAGWLGYYQLAETPTIFKELDGWIRRRLRMIRWKEWKKVKTKHKNLVKQGIKKGKAWEWANTRKSYWRTANSPILHRALGDQYWSEQGLKSLTNSYLTKRWT, encoded by the coding sequence ATGTTGGAACAAATCCTATCACGGGAAAACTTAATGACAGCTCTGCATCGTGTAGAGCGCAATAAAGGAAGTCACGGAGTTGATGGAATGCCCGTACAAAACTTACGAGCGCATATCGTTGAACACTGGGCTTCTATTCGGGAACAACTGGAAACAGGAACCTACTATCCTCAGCCTGTCCGCCATTACAAAATCCGTAAAGAAGGCGGCGGTATGAGGAAACTGGGTATTCCCACCGTGTTAGACCGATTTATCCAACAAGCCATCGCACAAGTGCTCACCACGATATATGACCCGACCTTCTCGGAAAATAGCTATGGCTTCCGCCCAAAGCGTCGAGGTCACGACGCTGTAAGGAAAGCTAGGGCATACATGAAGGACGGATATCGCTGGGTGATTGATATGGATTTAGAGAAATTCTTCGATAAAGTAAACCACGACCGTTTGATGCGGACGCTAAGTCGGAGGGTCAAAGACCCGAAAGTCCTTCAGCTTATCCGCAGATTCCTGCAAGCAGGAATCATGGAAGACGGAGTGGTACATCCGAATACAGAAGGAGCGTCTCAGGGCGGACCGTTAAGTCCGCTTCTCTCAAACATTGTCCTGGATGAACTGGACAAAGAGTTAGAGAAAAGAGGACTCCATTTCGTGCGCTATGCGGATGACTTTCATATTTATGTCCGTTCGAAAAGGGCAGGACACCGAATAATGGAAAGTATCACCAACTTTATAGAGAAGAAGATGAAATTGGAAGTCAATAAAGAGAAAAGTGCGGTAGACCGCCCATGGAAACGTAAATTCCTTGGATTCTCATTCACCTTTCATAAGGAAAATCCCAAGATACGGATTGCGAAAGAGAGCATCAAACGTTTCAAGCGACGAATCCGAGAATTAACGTCTCGAAAGAAATCCATGAATATGGGGGACAGAATCGAGAAACTGAATCAATATCTCGCAGGCTGGCTGGGATACTACCAGTTAGCAGAAACACCTACGATATTCAAGGAACTCGACGGATGGATTCGAAGACGTCTACGAATGATACGTTGGAAAGAGTGGAAGAAAGTGAAAACGAAACACAAGAATCTTGTGAAACAAGGAATCAAGAAAGGAAAAGCGTGGGAATGGGCAAACACAAGAAAGAGCTATTGGCGAACCGCCAATAGCCCTATCTTGCATAGAGCACTTGGTGACCAATACTGGTCAGAACAAGGCTTGAAGAGTCTAACTAATAGCTATCTAACGAAGCGTTGGACATAA
- a CDS encoding sensor histidine kinase, producing MVNQVPVYMEGIIAGAVATFRKKTEMEHMTRELQQIKQYANAQRAQTHEFSNKLYTILGLLQLDEKQEAIHFIKKEKNIQQERSQFLTQQVMDPVVQGLLQGKINQMNELGISLSIHPDSQLNQAYHGIKQEALRTGLGNLLENAIESVNNRQEGDKRISLFFTDIGDDIVVEVDDSGPGITEANVPHIFEQGFSTKENGRRGSGLSLTQHIVHQSGGEIMLEEGEMGGACFVMIIPKNGGNTDE from the coding sequence TTGGTAAATCAGGTACCTGTATATATGGAAGGAATCATTGCTGGTGCCGTTGCTACATTCCGGAAAAAAACGGAAATGGAGCATATGACCCGTGAACTGCAGCAAATTAAACAATATGCCAATGCGCAGCGTGCCCAGACCCATGAATTTTCCAATAAACTCTATACGATTCTGGGATTGCTTCAGTTAGATGAAAAACAGGAAGCGATCCATTTTATTAAAAAAGAAAAAAATATCCAGCAGGAACGATCGCAATTCTTAACACAACAGGTAATGGACCCTGTAGTGCAAGGATTATTGCAAGGAAAAATCAATCAAATGAATGAACTTGGGATAAGCTTGTCGATTCATCCCGACAGTCAGCTTAACCAAGCGTATCATGGGATTAAACAGGAGGCGTTACGTACCGGACTCGGTAACTTGCTTGAAAATGCGATTGAATCTGTGAACAATAGGCAGGAAGGGGATAAGCGAATAAGCCTCTTTTTCACAGATATAGGGGATGATATCGTGGTGGAGGTAGACGACTCCGGCCCCGGTATTACAGAAGCGAATGTGCCACATATTTTCGAACAGGGATTTTCCACAAAAGAAAATGGAAGACGGGGAAGTGGACTTTCGTTAACCCAACATATTGTGCATCAATCAGGGGGAGAGATCATGCTTGAAGAAGGAGAAATGGGAGGCGCCTGTTTTGTGATGATTATACCTAAAAATGGAGGAAACACAGATGAGTGA
- a CDS encoding response regulator, translating to MSDHIRVLVIEDDFRVAEINRKYVESVEGYIVQEVVKTGQEALAYLEKCTILPQLILLDIYIPDVEGMELLWQLRYHYRHMDIIAVTAANEAATIQEAIRGGAFDYIVKPVDVERFTQSLKRYKQYRHFFTAKETLEQREIDAVTGNDAQTDTGNTNTNLPKGIDPITLNDIRDLLKPNKEKGITAVDLSNRIGTSRSTARRYLEYLVSTGRFIRR from the coding sequence ATGAGTGATCATATACGGGTTCTTGTTATCGAAGACGATTTCCGGGTTGCTGAAATCAATCGGAAATATGTGGAAAGTGTAGAAGGCTACATTGTTCAGGAAGTGGTGAAGACAGGGCAAGAGGCACTAGCCTATTTGGAAAAATGTACAATTCTGCCACAGTTGATTTTGTTAGATATTTACATTCCTGATGTGGAAGGGATGGAGTTGCTTTGGCAGCTTCGTTATCATTACCGTCATATGGATATCATCGCAGTCACTGCAGCTAACGAAGCTGCAACTATTCAAGAAGCAATAAGAGGGGGAGCCTTTGACTATATTGTGAAGCCGGTGGACGTTGAACGTTTTACACAGTCCTTAAAGCGATATAAACAGTACCGGCATTTTTTTACTGCGAAAGAAACGTTGGAGCAGCGTGAGATTGACGCTGTTACAGGGAACGATGCGCAAACTGATACCGGCAATACAAACACTAATTTGCCTAAAGGGATTGATCCGATTACATTGAATGATATTAGAGATCTTTTGAAACCCAATAAGGAAAAAGGGATAACTGCTGTGGATTTGAGTAACCGGATCGGGACAAGTCGGTCCACGGCACGTCGCTATTTGGAATACCTGGTATCTACGGGGAGGTTCATACGACGTTAA